One Natrinema longum genomic window, GATGCCGATCCGTCGGGCCGGGCGTGTTCGACCCCGGTTCGTCGTCCTCGGCGACCTCCTCTCCCCGAAGGCCGACCGCTCGCGGGCTTCGCTCGAGCCACGAATACGAGCCGAAAACGTAACACTCTCGCGCTCGAGATGCACAGCCGTGACAGTTCCTGGCGTCTCGGCGACGGGTCCGGACCTCCTTCGACTCGTCGCCGTCCCCGTCTTCGCCTGGACCGCCTACCGCGACATCGAGACCAGACGGGTCTCGAGTACCGTCTGGATCCCCCTCTCGCTGCTGGCGACGATACTGTTGCTCTGGGAGGGCTGGCGGGCCTGGACGGCCGGTGGAGGCGTCTGGCCCTACGAGTTTCTCGTCCCGACGGCGATCAGCCTTGGGCTGGTCGTTCCGATCGCCTACCTCTTCTGGTGGGTCGGCGGCTTCGGCGGTGCCGACGCGAAGGCGCTGCTCGTCCTCGCCGTCCTCTTCCCGACGTTCCCCGAGTACGCGCTCGGTTCGGTGACGCTGCCGCTCGAGACGACCCCAGTCGGGGCGTTCTCGTTTACCATCCTGACCAACGCCGTCCTCGTCGCGATCCTCCTCCCGGTCGTCCTCGCGATCCGCAACGCCGCCGCCGGCCGGATCGCACCGGTCATGGTCGTCGGCTGGCCGGTCTCCTGGGAGCGCATCCCGGAGACCCACGGCCGTCTGCTCGAGACGCCGTCGGGGCTCTCGCGCGGTGGACTCGACCTCGATGCCCTCCGGATGTACCTGCGCTGGCGGGGGCTCTCCCTGGCCGAGGTGCGCGACGACCCCGAGCGGTACCGCGACCCTGCGACATTGCCCGACGAGCCGAACCCGCCGACCGACGGGGCAGTGACCGCAGCAGTGGGGACCCACAGCGACGGCGGTCGGCTCGAGTCGAGTTCCGACGGCGCTGCCGAGGCGGCTCGAGTCGGCGATTCCGAACCCGACGTGGACGACCCGTGGGGTGCCGACGCGTTTCTGGACGATATCGACGGGTCGGCCTACGGAACGTCGCCCGAGACGCTCCGTGACGGGCTCGCGGTACTCGCCGAGTCGGAGACGGTCTGGATCTCGCCGGGAACGCCGTTTCTCGTGCCGATCTTCGCCGGACTGGTGGTCGCCCTGATCTACGGCGATCTGCTCCTCGGGACGCTGTTCTGACGGGCCACTCCTACAGCGTTCGCTCGTAGAGGGGGACGACGACCGTCCAGAAGAGCACGAACGCGACGCCGACGCCGACGAGTGTCAGCCACGCGTCCCCCCTGCCGGTCGGCACGCCACTCGAGAGGAGGAGGAAGGTTCCGGCGAACAGCAGACAACAGACGAGGACGCTCCCCAACTCGAGGATCGCACCGACGGGGGCGGACCGAACCCGGGCGACGATACCGGCGAGGGTCATACGCGAGTCTCGTTCGGCGGCCGGAAAAACGTCACGACGGGTCGGCGACTATCTTCGGGTCACTCCACGACGTACGACTGGTGGTCGCCACGGGTTCGGGTATCGACGAACTGGTGGCGCGTCCCGTCCTCGAGATCCCCGGCGAAGGACGGATCGTCGCCGCCGGTGTCGTACTCCTCGTTCGCCCCCTGGAGATCGTGGTCGGCGAGCAGGTCCCGGAGTTCCCCCGGCAGCGAGTGCCCGTCCTCGAGATCGAGGATCAGGTGGCGGTCGGTGAAACTCTTCGCGAGGAAGGCGTCGTTGACGGCGTCGTACTCCCGGAGTCTTCTCGCGAGGTCCTGAAGAAGCGCCTCTCGATCGGTCATTCGGTCACAGCCTGGGGACGGGAGTGCAAGGATATCGGTGCGAACATCTTCGCTGGCGATCGCCGCGTTCGACGCCGTGGATTCGAGCGTCGCTCTCCGTGCGATCCCGGCGGCGAGGCCCGTCGCTCGACAGCGCTCCCTCGGTCGACTCAGGCGCGAGACTCGATGTCCGCGGCGATGTCGTCGAGTTCGTCGTCCTCGAGGTCGGGCCGCTCGCCCGCGATGGCGTGGATGGGACCGCCGCCGTCGCCCTCGAAGCGGGGGACGATGTGACAGTGGACGTGGGGAACCTCCTGACCGGCGGCTTCGCCGTTGTTGAACGCGACGGTCGTCGCGTCGGCGTCGACGCTCTCTTCGACGGCGGGGACCATGCGGTGAACGGTCGCGTAGAGGTCCGCGGCGACGTCGTCGGGAACGTCGTTCAGCCGCTCGTACTCGTCTTTCGGAATCACCAGCGTGTGGCCGGGTGCCAGCGGATTGGCGTCGAGGAAGGCCACCGTCGTCTCGTCTTCGTACACGATTCGCGCGGGGATCTCCCCCTCCACGATCTGGCTGAAGATCGTACTCATGCTCGAGTGTCTGTCGGCCTGCTGTAAGAAGCTTACTCGCCGTCTCGGTCGATCGGTGGCTGCCCACGAGATGCACGATCTGGCGGTTCTTCGGCGTCCCGTCCACGCAGTCGAGACTGTCGTCGTATCCGGAAGTAACGGTCCGAGCGACCGTCGTTCGACGGATGACGCTGTAAACGTTATCGGACTGGCCGACGTACTCGGTCGTATCGGGTGGTTCGTTCGACGGCCTCTTCGACGTCGCGCGATCCCGTTGACCGGCCGAAACCGCCCAGCGGCACGCTCTTCGGTGAGTTCACAACATGACAGTGGTACTGTACGCGATCGAGCGACCGTTCATGCGGAAGACGTTCGAGGCGATCGACCGCCACGTCGACGTCGCGTCCGCGTTCCTCCCGGTTCGAGACGATGCGCGCGGCTGTAGCGACCGCATCGACGAAATCGACGTCCGCAACCCCGACGCGGTCGACGAAAACGTGCGGGCGATCGATCCCGGCGTCGTCGTCTACAACCACCGATTCGGTATCGAACGGTTCACCTTCTACGAGGAGTATCCGCTCGTTCACCTGCGCCACGGTGCGTCGATCGGTCGCGGGGAGATCGAGGTCACGACGGCGACGATCCTCGAGCGCGTCGCCGCCGCGCTCGCACCCGGTGAGCGCTGGGCGCGGGCCTACCGGGCCGTTGCTCCCCGCGACGTACGGATCGCCGTCGTGGGGATCCCGGAAGCCGACGAACTGGTCGACGCACCACCGCCCCGCGAACGCCGGATACTGTACGCGCCGACCAACTACAAGGTCGGCCGGGGCGCGTACGCGAACACCGCCCGCTCGGTCGTCGAGTGTTTCGCCGACACGGAGTACGAACTGCTCTTTCGACCCCATCCGACGGACAGACGCGAAGGGCCCGGTCTGTCGGTCACCCGAGAGTGTCGGGAACGGATCGCCGAGATACCGAACGTCGTCTTCGATACGGCCACGACGCCCACCGAGAGCATGCGTCGATCGGACGTGCTCGTCTCGGATTACTCCGGCGCGATTGCGGAGTGGCTCCACACGGGCCGGCCGCTCGTTCAACTGACGGCTATCGACGCGCCGGACCGCGAGGTTCCCCGAATCGGCGTCACGACGGATGCGATCGATCTCGAGCTGGTCGACGATCTGTACAGCAACGGCGAGCCTCCTGCCGCGAAGCGCCGGCGGGCGTCGTGGCTCGACCGTCTCGGGATCCCGATGGACGGACGTGCCGGCGAACGCGCTGCCAGGGAGGTGTGCCGATGCGCGGGGTGATCCTGGCCGCGGGCCGGGGTCGACGCATGGGCCACCACACCGACGATGTCCCGAAAGCCTTCCTCGAGTTCGACGGCCGGACGCTGTACGACCGACAGCGCACCCTGCTCGATTCACACGTGGACGGAACGAGCATCGTCCTCGGGTATCGCCACGAGACGGTCCTCGACAGGTACGATCCCGACGATCCGCTCGTCCTCGAGGGGTGGAACCGCTACGAAAACGCCGCGTCGCTACTGCTGGCGCTCGAACGCATTCCGGACGATCTGCTGGTCATGAACGGCGACGTTCTCGTCGACGAGCGCGAGATCGGTCGGCTCGTGGGGACGTTCGAGTCCCTCACGGGACGTCTCAACCTCGTCGGCTGTATCCCGGGGCTTCAGGCCGACGAGACGGCGGTTCGCTGGGACGAGTCGGGTCGGGTGACGGAGTACGGACTCATCGAGGGCCACCAACACGCCGGGTTCGGTATCGTGAGCTGCGCTCACCGGACGGCGGCGATCCGGACCCTCCGAGAGCGACTCTCCGACTGGTATCCCTGCGTCTACCCTCGGATGCCGACCCGACCACTGTTGATCCCGGCCGAGCGACACATCGAGGTCAATCGCCCCGCCGACCTCGAGCGGGCCCGAGCGTGGCTCGCATCCGAACGGATCCGGTCTGCGTGAGTGACGAACGGGCGAGGGACGGAATCCACGGCGATCCCACCGCTCCGTCGGCGAGGCTCGTTCACGCCCCGTCTCCGATAGCCGGACGTTCCACGTTCGACGAGTGTCTGCACGATTGAACGGAATACGGCGGGGAAACACAATATTGATACCTACTGCCTGGTGGGAACCCAATAGATGGAGATTATCGGCCATCGTGGCTGTGCAGATCAGTTTCCGGAGAACACCGTCCTCGCGATCCGTGAAGCCGCTAGACGGCTGCCCGCAGTCGAGATCGACGTTCGACGCTGTGCGTCGGGTGAACTGGTGGTGTTTCACGATGCCACCCTCGAGCGTGTCACCGACGCCGACGGTCGGGTCTCGGAAACGCCGTGGACCGATCTCCGCGAGCTCACCGTGCTCGACTCCGGTGAACCGGTTCCGCGCCTCGAGTCGGTGCTGCGAGCCGTGCCGGACGGAACCACCGTCCAGATCGAGCTCAAAGACACCGGCGTCGCCGCGGACGCGATGCAACTCGCGATGGCGGCCGGTGTCGACGTCCGCGTGACGTCGTTCCTCCCGGCGGCGCTCGCGGAAGTCGAGGACTGCTGTCTGGACGTTCCCAACGGGCTCCTTTTCGGGGACGAGCCCGACGGCAACCTCTCCCGGGCGCTCGATCTCGAGTGTTCACACGTGTTTCCCCACTACGACCTCTGCGTCGGCACTGACGTCGTTTCCGCCGCCCGCGACCACGGATTCGACGTCATCGCCTGGAAGGCCGCGCGGACGGTCGACGACCTCCGCGCGCTCCGGGCGGCCGGTGTCGACGGCGTCACTGCGGATCGGTGGGACATCGAGCCGCCGTCGATCGAGTCGACGCCCCCCTCACAGGGGCTGTAGCGACGCTCCTTGCGGCGAGCGATCTACACACGGGTCGGCTGTCGATGTGGGGGTCCGGCCCCGGAGCCTCGAACCGCCCGTTTCCCGCCCCGACGAACGGCGCTATCGGTCAGTGCCGCGGTCACAGCACTCCTCGAGCGCCTCGCCGATCGCCGCGAGATACGCCTCGGGCTCGTATCCCAGCCGGCCGATCCAGACGTCCTGATACGATGGGTGGAGGATCGGTACGAGCCACACGTCCAGTCGCGTACACCACACCGGCTCGAGCACGCTGTCGACGAATCCTCCGAGTTCGCGACCTTCGGCCGCGAGCACGGTTTTCGTCGCGTGTTTGCCGGTCGCGAGTACGACCGCCGGATCGACCGCCTCGAGTTCGGTCAGCAGATGTGTCCGGCAGGTCGCTCGTTCCTCGGCGGTGGGCT contains:
- a CDS encoding A24 family peptidase C-terminal domain-containing protein translates to MTVPGVSATGPDLLRLVAVPVFAWTAYRDIETRRVSSTVWIPLSLLATILLLWEGWRAWTAGGGVWPYEFLVPTAISLGLVVPIAYLFWWVGGFGGADAKALLVLAVLFPTFPEYALGSVTLPLETTPVGAFSFTILTNAVLVAILLPVVLAIRNAAAGRIAPVMVVGWPVSWERIPETHGRLLETPSGLSRGGLDLDALRMYLRWRGLSLAEVRDDPERYRDPATLPDEPNPPTDGAVTAAVGTHSDGGRLESSSDGAAEAARVGDSEPDVDDPWGADAFLDDIDGSAYGTSPETLRDGLAVLAESETVWISPGTPFLVPIFAGLVVALIYGDLLLGTLF
- a CDS encoding HIT family protein — translated: MSTIFSQIVEGEIPARIVYEDETTVAFLDANPLAPGHTLVIPKDEYERLNDVPDDVAADLYATVHRMVPAVEESVDADATTVAFNNGEAAGQEVPHVHCHIVPRFEGDGGGPIHAIAGERPDLEDDELDDIAADIESRA
- a CDS encoding CDP-glycerol glycerophosphotransferase family protein; protein product: MTVVLYAIERPFMRKTFEAIDRHVDVASAFLPVRDDARGCSDRIDEIDVRNPDAVDENVRAIDPGVVVYNHRFGIERFTFYEEYPLVHLRHGASIGRGEIEVTTATILERVAAALAPGERWARAYRAVAPRDVRIAVVGIPEADELVDAPPPRERRILYAPTNYKVGRGAYANTARSVVECFADTEYELLFRPHPTDRREGPGLSVTRECRERIAEIPNVVFDTATTPTESMRRSDVLVSDYSGAIAEWLHTGRPLVQLTAIDAPDREVPRIGVTTDAIDLELVDDLYSNGEPPAAKRRRASWLDRLGIPMDGRAGERAAREVCRCAG
- a CDS encoding NTP transferase domain-containing protein, whose product is MRGVILAAGRGRRMGHHTDDVPKAFLEFDGRTLYDRQRTLLDSHVDGTSIVLGYRHETVLDRYDPDDPLVLEGWNRYENAASLLLALERIPDDLLVMNGDVLVDEREIGRLVGTFESLTGRLNLVGCIPGLQADETAVRWDESGRVTEYGLIEGHQHAGFGIVSCAHRTAAIRTLRERLSDWYPCVYPRMPTRPLLIPAERHIEVNRPADLERARAWLASERIRSA
- a CDS encoding glycerophosphodiester phosphodiesterase, yielding MEIIGHRGCADQFPENTVLAIREAARRLPAVEIDVRRCASGELVVFHDATLERVTDADGRVSETPWTDLRELTVLDSGEPVPRLESVLRAVPDGTTVQIELKDTGVAADAMQLAMAAGVDVRVTSFLPAALAEVEDCCLDVPNGLLFGDEPDGNLSRALDLECSHVFPHYDLCVGTDVVSAARDHGFDVIAWKAARTVDDLRALRAAGVDGVTADRWDIEPPSIESTPPSQGL